TTCATAGCTGTAAAATCCCCACATAGGATACATAggatttttttgaagttttaatatGTTAATGAATGGGATTTTTTAAGCAAATACAAGTAATACAAATTtgggaaataaaacaatttatttttgtttttacaaatttaaacaaatacaatTTGTTAAACAAATGCTGGCTCGTATGATCCTGTGTTTGAGGAAATACGGGAAGTGGTAtttcacttctctgtgcttcTTGAAGCACAGAGTCATAAGGAGTAAGTAATAGTAAGTCCTGAGAGAGTACCTTGCAAATACCAAGTGCTTgacatatgaataaatgaatgaatatcctGGACTGAGTTACTTGTCATGATAGCACtgaaccaaaaccaaaaacaatattGTCCTGTCAGAGAGGAAAAAGTTGCTTGCTAGTGAGTCTGGCGAGTAGATAACATGGGCTTGTTGCCTTGAATCCAGTTACCCTAAAACTATAAACTTGTGggaaattttaatttatgaaattTATGTAATTGTTATATAACTAGAAAACTTGCCAAATGGTGGGATTGGCTGGAACAAggattctttcttttgtaaaagaaCTTTTTGTTACTTCAGAAAAGTGGTCCCAGAAGTAAAACTTGGTGTTTTCTAATCAGGCAGCAGGGCTTCCCCTTGCCTGCCTAAATTGGATCAAGTGGAATATTTGATAGAGGGGATGAATTTTCTACCTTTGGAAAAGTAAAATTTGACCAGGTGCGGTCGCTTatcctttgggagactgaggtgggtggatcacttgaggccaggagtttgagaccagactggccaacatggcaaaacctcatctctacaaaaaaatacaaaaattagccaggcgtggtggtgcacgcctgtagtcccagctactcaagagggtgaggcacgggtttgcttgaacccaggaggcagaggatgcactgagctgagattgtgccactgcactccagcctgggcaactgagcaagactctgtctcaaaaaaaaaaaaaaaagtaaaaagtttttttcctcttttgtagaAACTAcattcccccccaccccccacattcAGTTTTGTTAGTGGATACAAAATAGTCATTTTGGGATTATTGACTTTTCCATTAAATTGGCTAAGTTACTTAACTACTATGGACTGAGGAGGAGCAATGGTGTGTCCAGTTCACAGCGCTGGTGGTATAGGGCCTGTGACCTGATAGGATGGCATGTTTGGTACTAGTGGCTTTTCTGCTGGTGAGCTCAGGGTTGTTTCAGTGCAGTTTCTTAAACAAACTTATACTGAACATATGTCAAAGTTTATTATTTGTTAAGGAGGCAAATAGCAGATAAAGTATGCTGGTTCAAAATAACGAGAGTTTAGGCCTGACTGATGTTTTACTTCCTATGGTCATAAAAGCATCATATTCTTATCAGTGATAGGCATAAATTTGTGACATAAATGGTTTGGGCCATATCCCACGTGAACCATTAATCAGAAATATCAAGCAATATGTCTGTGAGGCAAATGATAAATTAATCTATGACTATTATGTTAGACATACCAATAAACAAGGTTTTACGCATTCATGCCAGAGAGGCCAAACAGAAGTCACCTAGGAGAAGCTTAGAGTCCTGCTTTTTCTCAAGCAAATATTTCTAGTGTGCAATTAAAGATGCTGAACATATGGTTTCCTTAGCTTTCACTTGGTAGACAAGATTTTTCTTTCATAGTAGGGAGAGGTGGAAGCGACTGGAACCCGTGTTACATGGGGAAGAAGAGCGCAGTGAAGGACATGTTTGAGTATGGAGAAGAGTGAAACGGAGATAGAGCTCCCTGTGCCCTCTGACACCTGACTACATCTATGGCCAGCCTTAGAATCCTGGAACAGTAGCTCTGGAAGGGCCCTTGGAGAACACTGCAACTTGTGGCTTTCAAACTGTGTTCTGAGGAGCCCAGGGAGTCGAGGGGACACTGAACAGTGCTGCTGCCCTGCCGATATAAGCCCACTGCACTGAGCAGGCATGCCAAAAGACAGCTGGGAAAcgtttcttccaatttttttcagttagaagaaaaaaatgactttaatttCATAACATGTAAAGTTTGTGTGTTCTGGTGTAGTACTGTTTTTAGTTTGAGTTGCGTATGTGAAGGGAGTGGGCACCCTCATCTCTAGTGCTTAGGGTCTCTGAGGATATGTATTCAGCCCTGCTGGGTAGGTAGGACTGCATGCTTCCCCCGCCAGCCCCCCCACTTTCCAGGCTCTACTAGAGCAGCCTTATGTTAGCTGTTGGGTATTGGGGTTAGAaagaccatttcttttttttttttttttgagacggagtctcgctctctctcccaggctggagtgcagcagtgcaatcttggctcactgcaagctgcgcctcccgggttcacgccattctcctgcctcagcctcctgagtagctgggactacaggcgcccaccaccacacccggctaattttttgtatttttagtagagacggggtttcatcatgttagccaggatggtctccatctcctgaccttgtgatccacccgcctcggcctcccaaagtgctgggattacaggcatgagccaccgcgcccggccagaaagaCAATTTCATTTGCAAAAGAGTAATATTGGTACAGTCTAGGATACAGGTTAcagaataatttcatttattcatctacttgttctgttttgttttagttaGGGGCAGCGACATGATCAGATCTATGTATTTGAATGATTATTCCCTTAAGGAGTAAGATGGCAGGAGGGAGAAGACCccctggacctcagtttcacCATCTGTGAAATGGCACTGATTCTGTCTTTAATGTTCCAGGATTCTTGATTGTGGATGAGCCCTGAAGCCTGAGTTCCTGTATCTGACAGGCTTTGCTTATGAAAGTCACCAGGGTGATTATGTATTCCTGGCATTTGAAGTCACGAAGACCATTTGATGTGAATGGGTTTACAGGAAAGGGCTGTTGTGGGGTTCCTTTAGTCTAAGGCAGCTAGCTGTTGATGTAGTCAGGAGACCGCAAAGAATGATTTATCCCACCCCCGGTCCTCTGACAGTTTCAATCTCCTGTGACTCATGCTTCTGTGTCTTAGACCTTGGAGAAAGTTACTCCATTTCCTAGGCTGAGACAGGGCCAGCCTGTGCTTCTGTCTCCTCTGCAAGCCTTGGCAGATAATCCTGTGGCCCTGGGGAGCTTTGTCAGAGGCTTCTCCTTCATCTGGGAACTTGCCCAGATCTGCCCAGCCTGGCTGCAGAGCACCTGGAAATCAGTTCCCAAATCTTAATTCCAGAAAAGGCCTTAGAGGTCTTAAAGATTTGTTGAGTCCAGAGGTTCCCAAATTTGACTGCATGTTGGAATCACCTGTACAATGGGAAAAAGGGGTCCTCCTCATCCCCTTTGAGTCTAATTCAGTATGTATGGATTGAGACCCAGAAATCAGTGTTCTTTTATACTGTCTTAAGGTCACTCACCAAGGTATATGGCATTTGGTGACTACTGATCTAGTCTCATctcttaattttatttgattttaaaattgtatatatgtgtttttactttttaagacagagaattattaagacaaaaacaaaaaaagcctctTTGTCCCCTTAACCCAGTTGGcataaaaaattagaagtaatAAATGCTCATGTTGAGAAAATTCAAATGGCATAAAATCATGTtttatgaatgaagaatgaaaagcaaaaccTCTTATTCCTAGTCCAGCTCCCGAAAAGGTAACCACTATTAACACTTTCTTGAGAGTACACTCAGAAAGTCATTTTCCTATATATATCCTTACCTATTTACCTACTTAATTCTATAAAATCTGAACCAAAGGAATCATCCTATATACACTGTtctacactttatttttattttttccacttaaaacTTTTGGAGCTCACTACAGATCAGATTCCTCTAAAATCTACCACCAGAGGCTTTGCTTTCTGCTTCTATGGGTCTGATATTTTTAgcttccatatataagtgagaacttgaggtatttgtctttctgtgcctggcttatatcctgtagcataatgtcctcatgttcatctatgttgttgcaaatggcactaatttccttcttttctaaggctaaatagtattccactgaGTATATGCCACATTATCTCTATCCATTCAtggttgatagacacttaggtttaTTCCATAACTTGGCAATTGTGAgtaatgctgaaataaacatgggagtgcagaaatccctttgacatactgatttcaaatcCTTTGGTTATATGCCCGGAAGTGAGATTACTGAGATCATATAGTGACTCGATTTTCAGTtatttgaggaacctccattctgtttttcaaagtagctgtattaattaagtaaattaatatttgtaatgcATTTGGAACAATGATTGATGTGGAGTAAGCACTAtatacttgttaaatgaatgaatgaagggtgagtgaataaatacatgaaaattgcTGCACGGCATCCCATTATATAGATATACCCTTCTGTATTTTACTATTAGTGGATGCTTGCTGTGTCTATTGCCTTAACAAATAATGCAGAAAGTAACGTCCTTGTATGTATTTCTTGGGTACTCTCCTTGGGGTATGGTGATCAATACCTTACTTAGGGTGGCAACAgtggacatggagtcaaaggcaTTAGAAAGGAAAAGTTAGTGATTAGATAGGAACAGGAAGTAGGATTGCAATTAGGAATTTTGCTTGGAACCTAGAATCACAGAATTATCGATCTTACATTTGAAAGGAACTGCAGGAGATAATTCTAGCCTTGCGCCCTCTGGGCAGGGAATGTATTACATCGATGGTTCCCAAGCTGTGCACTGAAGTGTCCTGGGAGCCCCAGTGAACTCACTAGAAGGAGGGAAGTGCTGCAggatttttaagatttttgacaaaaatagTGATATTTGACATCTCTCAGACACTTTGCAAATGACTAGCTTAAGATAGTTCACAGTTTAACACTAATCTTACTGCATTCCTTTTGTTAATGTTATCATTTGtgaagttgatttaaaaaaattttttttgagatggtgtcttgctctgttacccaggctggagtacagtggtgtgatcatggctcactgtagcctggacctaCTGGGCcaaagcaatccttccacctcagcctcccaagtagctgggaccacaggtacaagccaccatgccaatctaacttaaaaaaaatatagagatggtatctcactatgttgcttaggctggtcttgaactcctaggctcaagcaatcctcccaccttggattcccaaagtgttggggttttaggtgtgagccaatgcacccagcctgaagttgATTTTTTGGTGGTTGCATGGTATGGCAAGTACTGGGCAAAAATTAATGTGGAATAATAAGTGAGGATAGCATTGTCCAATATTATTCCAAAGTTTGAAAAGTTACACAGTGTCCAGCAGGTGCATATATTCCATTAGTAACTagttaagaatgaaataaaaactgtttttttcaatttgtgtgtatttttttttcaaacagctACTAAGTTGTTAGGCCATAAATACGTATTGAATTGTTTGATTGTGtcgtctgtgatttctttcagcagtgttttgtagtttttcttgtacaaaacactgctaaaaagaaatcatagatgatacaaacaaatggaaacacatcccatgctcatggatgggtagaataaatattgtgaaaataacccatactgccaaaagcaatctacaaattcaaagCAATCCCCATCAGAAtactaccatcattcttcacagaattagaaaaaacaattccaaaattcatatggaaccaaaaaagagcctgcatagccaaagcaagactaagcaaaaagaacaaatctggaggcatcacactacctgatttcaaactacactataaggccatagtcaccaaaatagcatggtactgttaTAAACATaggcacatagactaatggaacagaatagagaactggGAAGTAAACCCGAATACTTACAGCAAACTgctcttcaacaaagcaaacaaaaacatacaatagGGAAATGACAcccttttcagcaaatggtgctgggataattggctagccacatgcaggagaatgaaactggatcctcatctctcacctcatacaaaaatcaactcaagatggattaagggcTTAAATCTgtgacctgaaactataaaaattctagaagataactttggaaaaacccttctagacattggcttaggcaaggatttcatgaccaagaacccacaagcaaatacaataaaaacaaagataaatagctggaacataattaaactaaagagcttttacacagcaaaaggaacagtcagcagagtaaacagacacacagagtggagaaatcttcacaatctatacctctaacaaaggactaatatccagaatctacaacgaactcaaacaaatcagtaagaaaaaaccaaacaatcccatcaaaaagtgggctaaggacatgaacgaCAATTATCAAAAGATGTACAAATGttcaaaaacatatgaaaaaatgctcaacatcactaatgatcagggaaatgcaaatcaaaaccacagtgtgataccacCTTAATCCTGCAAGGATGgccataataataattaaaaaatcagaaaacactagatgttggtgtggatgtagtgaacagggaacacttttacactgctggtggtagtgtaaactagtacagccactatagaaaacagtgtggagatttcttaaagaactaaaagtaggacTACTttttgatccagcagtcctactactgggtatctacacagagaaaaagaagtcattattcgaaaaagatacttgcacacgcatgtttatagcagcacaattcacaattgcagaatcatggaacaaacccaaatgcccatcaatcaataagtggataaagaaactgtgatatatacgtaggatggaatactacgcagccataaaaaggaatgaattaacagcatttgcagtgacctggatgaggtTAGAgtctattattctaagtgatgtaactcaggaatggaaagccaaacatcatatgttctcactgatatgtgtgagctaagctgtgaggacgcaaaggcataagaatgataataTGGACTTTGTGACTTGGCGGGAAGAGTGAGAGgagggtgagagataaaagactacaaatatggtacaGTGTATACATGGGATATGGGTGCACCAACATCTCACAAATCATCACCaaagaacttatgtaaccaaataccacctgtaccccaataacttatggaaaaataaaaatttaaaggaataaataaataaattgtttgaGCCTAACTACTTAATAAATTGAACTGCTCGGTATTTATTTTGACCTAGGGTGCAATTAAAAGATGACTAAGACACTAAGGATTCCGTGAATTGAAAATGACTGGGAACAGCTGATTTACATCCTTATCCATCTGAACTCTTTTAGCTGCAAATGAAAGACATCAAATGGACAACGCTTAAGCAAAAACAGGGAATTATTGGCTTGTATATCTGGGATGTCTAGAGTTGCAGATGGCATCAATCTTGGCTGGATTTAGGTGCTCATATGAGGTCACTGAGGCTCCATCTGTCTTTCCAGCTTTAGGACAGGCTCACCACTTTTGGGAGAGACAGCCTCAGGCCAATTTTCTCCAGACTCACATCCTTTCAATTTAGCAATCCCAGGAGAAAGGATCATCTTTCCCAAGAGCTTGTGCATAAAAGCTCTGTGGGGAAGACTTTGGTTGACCTAGCCTTGGTCACTTTCCTAACTCTGATTTGTGGTTATGGAGATTTATAACGGTCAACTCTGGGTCACATATCCATCCCTGTGCTCAGGTCAGTGTCCCAACTAAACCACACAGAATAGGTAGGTTCTCCCCAGAAAGGGGAGAATGGGAGAAGGGGTATAGGACCAAAAACAGTGcatctctcattttacagatgagagaacagACTGGTAGTATGGTAGCTTAATAGTTAAGCAGGAAGGCTTTGGAGTCCCACCCATCTGGGTTCACGTTCTTGGTCAAATTAATGACATCTTGTCTTTTAAGACTTTAgagtcctcatctgtaaaatgggtgtaatGGAAGGTAAAGgccaataaacagaaaacaacaatTATAGTCCCTGCCTTATAGGATCAGTGGTTCAAGTAAGGACTGAATGTGTTAATAGACATAAAGTGTCTAGCACAGGTCTGGCAATAGGAAGCCCTCAGTAAATGAAGCCATTGTAATTACTAATCAGgaaactttaaagtttatatatcCAGTAAGTGACCCAGGCTTCTGACTCCTGAGGATTTCCTTCtaagcagggaggcagggagagagtaCACAACAGCGATCTTCCTTTCTTGTCTATTGCAGAgtgaagcaacatggatgcagtcaGCCAAGTCCCCATGGAAGTCGTGCTTCCCAAGCACATCCTGGATATCTGGGTTATTGTCCTCATCATCCTGGCCACCATTGTCATCATGACCTCGTTGTTGCTGTGCCCAGCCACTGCAGTCATCATCTATCGCATGCGGACTCATCCAATCCTCAGTGGGGCTGTTTGAGAGCCTCCCAAGAGGGCCGGGTGAGGGATGATGACAGGCATCCTGTCCCCAGCCTCTTCCTGTCTTCAGAAAAGCAGCAGGAGGGACTTTGGGACGTGGACCTGAGTTCTGGTTTTGATTCTGCCATGAGCCAGCTGTGTGAATTTGTTCAAGGGACCTAACTCTCTGAGTTCCAGGTTCCTTATCTTTCAAATGGGGATGGTGATCCCTGCCCTTCCTACCTCATAGGGGTGTGAGAACCACCTGCCTTAGTGGATGTGAAAGCTGTTTGTGAGCAGTAAAGCTGCCACAGATATAAAGGTGTTATGCTGAGTGCTGAGAAGCTTTGAAGAATCAGAGAACCTGATTGCTGATGATGGCGTTAAAGGTGGTGAGGGAGATATTGGGGGCAGAGCAGACTTTGCCAGTGCCCCTCAGGTCAAACCAAGCCAAGAGCACCCTGTCCCCATTCCAAGGGGCCAGCAGCACTATGGctcaaagttattttctttaaggTGCCATTCCTTCATGTTCCTTCATGTTTTCTCAGTTTGGAAGGTGATGGGTAGAGCTTTCCAGAACCTTCTCTATTCCAGAATTTCTGCCCTTGTATAATCTAAAGGAAGGCTGTGCCATCTTTGGGCACTGCCAAGGGAGTTGGGGTGATGGGCTTCTTTCTGCACTGGAGTCTCACACCTGTTAGTGTTGACACTCAAGCAGTGTTGGAAAATGCAGAGTGACTGAGTTCCCTGCCCAGCTTTCGGGATCTCTGGCCCCCAtcctcttgtgtgtgtgtgtgtccctctgCCAAGCTCCTGCTGTAATTAGCTCCACGTGTGCCCCCTTCACTCCCTCGCGCCAGCCCTGCAGCCAGCCTACAGCAATTATATTTTAAGAGGTGTTCCCAGGCTTTTGGGACCTACTGAAACAATGATGGTTATTTTAGATGTGATGATTTATATCTATGTAGAGCTGTTTCTGGACCACTCAAGCTCTTCAATACCACAATCAGGAGCATCTTGGGATTTATTAAATTATGTAAGAAGATAGCACAGATATCGGGATATTATTGTGTGAAAATGCTGCTTTTACTTTGATGTGATCTCATTGGTGTACACAACCGATTTCCAATAAAGTGCTAGAATGTGCATGTCTGAGGTCTTTCTTTAAAGAGCAATTGTTAAACTCAGAACTCAAGTAAAAGCCTTACACTGAAGGTATGGGCCTTCGAGACAGTTTGAATATAGTaacagaaaagggaagaggagaaTCAAATTTACTTCCAGGGCTCTAGCTTCAGCACATGGGTGCAGTTGTGCAGGTTACACACAGATAGTCCAGAGGGGAAGAACAGATTTTGAATATCACATTCAAAGAACGACAAATAAGACCATGAATTTAGTATTGGACGTGTTGCATTTGAGGTGCTTGTGATATTCAGGTGGACACATTCAGGATGCGGTTGGAGATCTGAGTCTATTCTTGGGAAAGATGTTATGTCTGGTATTAGGGTACGGGGGATTAACCCCTATGGTAGATAATGCTGTACAAGCAGATAGGATCAGAATATACAGACTTAGGAGAGTGAGATGCTAAATGCAGAACTTGGAAGACACTAAATAGGAGGGGAAGGAGaatagaaggggaaaaaagagagattgGATAGGTCCTATAATATGAGGTGTTTTAACAGAGGTGgaataatatacacacacacacacaaacacacacacacacatatatatatatatatatatatatatatatatatatgtttgtttgtttgtttgttttttagtagagatggggtttcaccatattggccaggctggtcttgaactcctgacctcaagtgatccatctacctccacctcccaaagtgctgggattacaggtatgaggcaccacgcctggccctaatAGTATTTTGTAGGTTAAGAAATGAGTAGGAGGTTAGGAAGTTGAGACAGTGAGAACAGAAACCTTTCCAGGAGTAGCACTGTAATACAGAGGTAAGAGTTAGAGGAGGGCGTCAGGGGAAAATGGTGAAGGGGGTTTCTGTCTTAGTACAGTTGGGTGGTTCTaacaaaatacttgagactggtaattcagaaacaacagaaatttactgctcacagttctagagacacAGAGGTTCAAGGCACATGCTGATtttgtgtctggtgagagcctgtCCCTCATagatggtactttttttttttgagacagagttttgctcttgttgcccaggctgcggtgcaatggtgcaatctcggctcaccataacctctgcctcctgggttcaagcgattctcctatctcagcctccgaagtagctgggattactggcatgtgccaccatgcctggctaattttgtatttttagtagagatggggtttctccatgttggtcaggctggtctcgatctctcgacctcaggtggtccgcccgcctcggcctcccaaagtgttgggattacaggcatgagccaccgtacctggcctataGATTGTACTTTCTATGTGTCCTAGTGGTGGAAGAGACAAACaagctccctcaggcctcttttacATGGaaactaatcccattcatgagagcagagtcctcatgacctcatcacctcccaaaggcttcaCCGCCTTGGTACCATCACCATGGGGGTtgggtttcaacatacaaattttgcaGGGACACAAACGTTCAGACCATAGCAA
This DNA window, taken from Macaca fascicularis isolate 582-1 chromosome 6, T2T-MFA8v1.1, encodes the following:
- the SMIM3 gene encoding small integral membrane protein 3, with the protein product MDAVSQVPMEVVLPKHILDIWVIVLIILATIVIMTSLLLCPATAVIIYRMRTHPILSGAV